From a region of the Odontesthes bonariensis isolate fOdoBon6 chromosome 2, fOdoBon6.hap1, whole genome shotgun sequence genome:
- the olig3 gene encoding oligodendrocyte transcription factor 3, producing MNSDSSSSSRASSPDLDGMYLREHLPHLHHHHHIGSSVSSSTQSGQKIIGGDHLRSSDGKSSSVGSSSSSSSSKYKLKKQVTEEEMYQLRLKINGRERKRMHDLNLAMDGLREVMPYAHGPSVRKLSKIATLLLARNYILMLTSSLDEMKRLVGEIYGGQHSAFHCGAGAGGHSGGPAAAAAAAAAAAAAAHQVHPLLGSALTSSTPPTLSGALPGLTSIRAPHALMKGSPAAPPALQLGSGFQHWAGLPCPCTICQVPPPPHIPITSTGLTRLTGEGKDGMK from the coding sequence atgaattcagacTCGAGCTCGAGCAGCAGAGCCTCTTCGCCGGACCTAGACGGCATGTATCTTAGAGAGCACCTTCCGCaccttcaccaccaccaccacatcgGCTCATCTGTTTCCTCCTCCACGCAGAGTGGCCAGAAGATTATCGGCGGAGATCACCTGCGCTCCAGCGACGGCAAGTCATCATCTGtgggaagcagcagcagcagcagcagcagcaagtaCAAACTGAAGAAGCAAGTCACCGAGGAGGAAATGTATCAGCTCCGTCTGAAAATTAATGGCCGGGAGCGCAAGCGCATGCACGATCTAAACCTGGCCATGGACGGCCTGCGCGAGGTGATGCCCTACGCTCACGGGCCCTCGGTGCGCAAGCTGTCCAAGATCGCCACGCTGCTTCTGGCCAGGAACTACATCCTGATGCTCACCAGCTCCCTGGACGAGATGAAGCGGCTGGTGGGGGAGATTTACGGAGGGCAGCACTCAGCCTTCCACTGCGGCGCCGGCGCAGGTGGACACTCCGGTGGTCCCGCCGCCGCAGCCGCAGCTGCAGCCGCTGCCGCTGCCGCCGCTCACCAGGTGCACCCGCTCCTCGGGAGCGCGCTGACCTCCTCCACGCCCCCCACTCTGTCAGGCGCGCTTCCGGGGCTCACCTCTATCCGAGCACCCCACGCCCTGATGAAGGGCTCCCCGGCTGCGCCCCCTGCCCTACAGCTGGGCTCCGGCTTCCAGCACTGGGCCGGGCTGCCGTGTCCCTGCACCATCTGCCAGGTGCCTCCTCCTCCGCACATCCCCATCACCTCCACCGGCCTCACGAGACTCACAGGGGAGGGGAAGGACGGGATGAAATGA
- the LOC142396259 gene encoding uncharacterized protein LOC142396259, which yields MPAFSPPASLLFTLLCASAALQRFDLYLACVTHNSFFYYSCSQEPQPCSASSLTDSRCKDIRSQLHSAPDAEIKTLTVWFTSPPNVSRLLNNLDVRHLTLIRCGPGGSKAAPNFSLDEYFAVKRLERLTVINLPERPFPHCPEANRAKSTDLNTDPDRDNGFHFDTNGYNRDRDTNMDLGADTRRDSLVASQIQDIFLGRELGAAYHEQVRLGIIHSSVLDWGAALKAYTIQTHIDSDGALPFPGLKLSKLEETSVIYVSFVY from the coding sequence ATGCCTGCCTTCAGCCCTCCTGCCTCCCTCCTCTTCACGCTGCTGTGTGCGTCGGCGGCTCTGCAACGATTTGACCTCTATCTGGCATGTGTCACCCACAACAGCTTTTTCTACTACTCGTGCAGCCAAGAGCCACAGCCCTGCAGTGCCTCCTCCCTGACAGACAGCAGGTGCAAAGACATCCGCTCCCAGTTACACTCTGCCCCAGATGCTGAGATAAAAACTTTAACGGTTTGGTTCACGTCGCCACCCAACGTGTCGCGCTTGCTCAACAACTTGGATGTGAGGCACCTGACGCTGATCCGCTGCGGTCCTGGAGGATCCAAGGCAGCACCCAATTTTTCCCTGGATGAGTATTTTGCAGTGAAACGCCTTGAGAGGTTGACGGTGATAAACCTGCCGGAGAGGCCGTTTCCTCACTGCCCCGAAGCAAACAGAGCCAAGAGCACAGACTTAAACACTGACCCAGACAGAGATAACGGTTTTCACTTTGACACAAACGGATACAACAGGGACAGAGACACTAATATGGACCTGGGTGCAGACACAAGAAGAGACTCTTTGGTTGCGTCTCAGATCCAAGACATCTTCCTGGGCAGGGAGCTCGGAGCGGCGTATCACGAACAGGTCAGATTGGGAATCATCCACAGCTCTGTGCTGGACTGGGGAGCAGCGCTCAAGGCCTACACAATCCAAACACACATAGACAGTGACGGTGCTCTGCCTTTCCCTGGCCTCAAACTGTCAAAACTCGAAGAGACATCAGTCATATATGTCAGCTTTGTGTACTGA